A single Candidatus Dadabacteria bacterium DNA region contains:
- a CDS encoding MFS transporter, producing MSDPQKNPPPLLNRSFVLVTFLGCLYFFNFHSFLLLPIRISELGGTEKIVGFVMGIAGLSTLFLTPYAGHITDRYGKKLFVLLGFALLAASTFPLAFLDRVDYLYYVIRIVHGCSFSLFFVAAGALTIDVSSEQRRAQALGIYGVFTIINYAIAPYVGSILIKNFGFDFFVFFLTVTALLGFLVSFMIREGKKAPAPKDGGRSYADCLRDRATFVSSATLFICGAAFITTFNFVSIFSLSINIENFHVYFLSYTLSVLAIRVFLGWVPDRYGKWRVASPFVFFLGLSVFMLSFVHEVKLLVLCGIIFGCAHGFVYPSIYSIIIESNPKEARAKAFAISSVSFTGGGMLGSFVFGVVAELFGFRTMFVSIALMVFLGFLFFTRSSVLRERKI from the coding sequence ATGAGCGACCCGCAGAAAAATCCACCGCCCCTGCTTAACAGGAGCTTTGTCCTTGTAACCTTTCTCGGGTGTCTTTACTTCTTTAACTTTCATTCGTTTCTCCTTCTGCCCATTAGAATTTCCGAGCTTGGAGGAACTGAAAAGATCGTGGGATTCGTGATGGGCATTGCGGGGCTAAGCACCCTTTTTCTTACTCCTTACGCCGGTCACATAACAGACAGGTATGGAAAAAAGCTGTTTGTGCTGCTGGGGTTCGCGCTGCTCGCCGCTTCGACGTTTCCGCTGGCCTTCCTAGACAGGGTCGATTACCTCTACTACGTTATCAGGATAGTTCACGGTTGCTCCTTCTCCCTTTTCTTTGTAGCGGCGGGGGCGCTTACGATTGATGTCTCAAGCGAGCAGAGAAGGGCTCAGGCGCTCGGCATATACGGTGTCTTCACGATAATAAACTATGCTATTGCGCCTTACGTAGGTTCCATCCTGATAAAGAATTTCGGTTTTGATTTCTTTGTTTTTTTCCTTACAGTTACGGCGCTTTTGGGTTTTTTAGTCTCCTTTATGATCCGGGAGGGAAAGAAAGCGCCAGCGCCAAAAGACGGGGGACGAAGCTATGCGGACTGTCTTCGGGACAGAGCTACCTTTGTGTCCTCCGCAACGCTCTTTATATGCGGGGCGGCGTTTATAACGACGTTTAACTTTGTCTCCATCTTCTCTCTTTCGATAAACATAGAGAACTTTCACGTTTATTTTCTTTCCTACACCCTCTCGGTGCTTGCGATCAGGGTGTTCCTCGGTTGGGTTCCCGACAGGTACGGGAAGTGGAGAGTAGCTTCTCCCTTTGTTTTCTTTCTGGGGCTGAGTGTCTTCATGCTGAGTTTTGTGCACGAGGTAAAGCTTCTTGTTCTCTGCGGAATCATATTCGGCTGCGCGCACGGATTTGTGTATCCTTCAATATATTCAATCATAATAGAGTCGAATCCCAAGGAGGCCAGGGCGAAAGCTTTTGCCATAAGTAGCGTCTCGTTCACGGGCGGCGGAATGTTGGGGTCTTTTGTTTTCGGAGTCGTGGCGGAGCTTTTCGGATTCAGGACGATGTTTGTTTCAATAGCGCTTATGGTATTTCTAGGTTTCTTATTTTTTACCCGAAGTTCAGTCTTGAGGGAGCGCAAAATATGA